Proteins encoded by one window of Papio anubis isolate 15944 chromosome 7, Panubis1.0, whole genome shotgun sequence:
- the TOMM20L gene encoding TOMM20-like protein 1 isoform X6, translated as MFGERVQNLECDRRRLEQSSATRWLRRLPHTSSRTLGFLTSPQAWVRGVNAPLSAQEAARPDGPPRRRPLPAGPRPTLRLWDARGRMPSVRSLLGLLAAAAVCGAFAFLGYCVYLDRKRRGDPAFKRRLRDIVGSSEE; from the exons ATGTTTGGAGAAAGGGTTCAGAATTTGGAGTGCGACAGACGTAGGTTGGAACAGAGCTCTGCTACTCGGTGGCTGCGCAGGCTCCCGCACACATCCTCCCGAACGCTCGGCTTCCTCACCAGTCCACAAGCCTGGGTGCGAGGCGTCAACGCGCCGCTGAGTGCGCAGGAGGCCGCGAGGCCCGATGGGCCGCCGCGCCGACGCCCCCTGCCGGCCGGCCCGCGCCCAACGCTCCGCTTGTGGGACGCCCGCGGCCGGATGCCCTCCGTCcgctccctcctcggcctcttgGCGGCCGCAGCGGTCTGTGGCGCCTTCGCCTTCCTAGGCTACTGTGTTTACCTCGACCGGAAGCGGCGCGGGGACCCCGCGTTCAAGCGCCGCCTGCGGGACA ttGTGGGATCCAGCGAAGAATAA
- the ARID4A gene encoding AT-rich interactive domain-containing protein 4A isoform X3: MDISEILESSSSDDEDGPAEENDEEKEKEVKKTEEEVPEEELDPEERDNFLQQLYKFMEDRGTPINKPPVLGYKDLNLFKLFRLVYHQGGCDNIDSGAVWKQIYMDLGIPILNSAASYNVKTAYRKYLYGFEEYCRSANIQFRTIHHHEPKVKEEKKDLEESMEEALKLDQEMPLTEVKSEPEENIDSNSESEREEIELKSPRGRRRIARDVNSIKKEIEEEKTEDKLKDNDTENKDADDDYETAEKKENELLLGRKNTPKQKEKKIKKQEDSDKDSDEEEEKSQEREETESKCDSEGEEDEEDMEPCLTGTKVKVKYGRGKTQKIYEASIKSTEIDDGEVLYLVHYYGWNVRYDEWVKADRIIWPLDKGGPKKKQKKKAKNKEDSEKDEKRDEERQKSKRGRPPLKSTLSSNMPYGLSKTANSEGKSGTRSARSNIPDSSPLSNGMEDSCSSDSETEDALEKNLINEELSLKDELEKNENLNDDKLDEENPKISAHILKENDRTQLQPLETLKLEVGENEQIVQIFGNKMEQAEEVKKEAEKSPKGKGRRSKTKDLSLEIIKISSFGQNEAGSEPHIEARSLELSSLDNKNFSSATEDEIDQCVKEKKLKRKILGQSSPEKKIRIENGMEMTTTVSQERTSDCIGSEGMKKLNFEQHFERENEGMPSLTAESNQCIQQLTSERFDSPAEETVNIPLKEDEDAMPLIGPETLVCHEVDLDDLDEKDKTSIEDVAVESSESNSLVSIPPALPPVVQHNFSVASPLTLSQDESRSVKSESDITIEVDSIAEESQEGLCERESANGFETNVASGTCSIIVQERESREKGQKRPSDGNSGLMAKKQKRTPKRTNAAAKNEKNGTGQSSDSEDLPVLDNSSKCTPVKHLNVSKPQKLARSPARISPHIKDGEKDKHREKHPNSSPRTYKWSFQLNELDNMNSTERISFLQEKLQEIRKYYMSLKSEVATIDRRRKRLKKKDREVSHAGASMSSASSDTGMSPSSSSPPQNVLAVECR; encoded by the exons GTACTCCAATCAACAAACCACCTGTTTTGGGCTATAAAGATCTCAATCTCTTCAAACTCTTCAGACTGGTTTATCATCAGGGTGGATGTGACAAT ATTGATAGTGGTGCTGTATGGAAGCAAATTTATATGGACCTTGGCATTCCTATTTTGAATTCAGCTGCTTCCTACAATGTAAAAACTGCTTATAGAAA GTATCTGTATGGTTTTGAGGAGTACTGCCGTTCGGCAAATATTCAGTTCAGAACTATTCATCACCATGAACCaaaagtaaaagaggaaaaaaaagacttagaagAATCAATGGAAGAGGCTCTCAAATTAGATCAAGAAATGCCTTTAACAGAAGTGAAGAGTGAACCTGAGGAAAATATTGATTCAAACAGTGAAAGTGAAAGAGAAGAGATAGAATTAAAATCTCCGAGG GGACGAAGGAGAATTGCTCGAGATGTAAATtctattaaaaaggaaattgaagaagagaaaacagaagacaagTTAAAAGACAATGATACAGAAAATAAGGATGCAGATGATGACTATGAaactgcagagaaaaaagaaaatgagctacTACTGGGGAGAAAAAATACAccaaagcaaaaagagaagaaaattaaaaaacaggagGATTCTGACAAAGATTcagatgaagaggaagagaaaagccaAGAGAG GGAAGAAACTGAAAGCAAATGTGACTCTGAGggagaggaagatgaggaagacaTGGAACCCTGCCTAACAGGAACCAAAGTGAAAGTAAAATACGGACGAGGGAAGACTCAGAAAatttatgaagccagtattaaaAGCACTGAAATTGATGATGGAGAAGTTTTATATTTGGTACATTACTATGGATGGAATGTCAG gtatgaTGAGTGGGTGAAGGCTGACAGGATAATCTGGCCTTTGGACAAAGGTGGaccaaagaaaaaacagaagaaaaaagcgAAA AATAAAGAAGATAGTGAAAAGGACGAAAAGAGAGATGAGGAGAGGCAGAAGTCAAAACGGGGACGACCTCCTTTAAAATCAACCCTTTCATCAAACATGCCGTATGGCTTATCTAAGACAGCAAACAGTGAAGGAAAATCAGGTACCAGAAGTGCTCGCAGCAATATACCAGACAGCTCACCTCTGTCAAATGGAATGGAAG ACTCTTGTTCATCTGATAGTGAAACAGAAGATGCTTTAGAAAAGAATCTAATAAATGAAGAACTTTCTCTTAAagatgaactagaaaaaaatgaaaatttgaatgATGATAAGCTAGATGAAGAAAATCCAAAGATTTCTGCacacatattaaaagaaaatgataggacTCAGCTGCAGCCTTTAGAAACCCTGAAGTTAGAAGTTGGAGAGAATGAACAAATAGTACAGATTTTTGGAAACAAAATGGAACAAGCAGAAGAAGTTAAGAAAGAAGCCGAAAAATCtccaaaaggaaagggaagacgAAGCAAGACAAAAGatctttctttagaaattataaaGATTTCATCATTTGGCCAGAATGAAGCAGGAAGTGAACCTCATATAGAGGCTCGTAGTCTTGAATTGTCTTCATTAGACAATAAAAACTTCTCTTCTGCTACAGAAGATGAAATTGACCAATgtgtgaaagaaaagaagttgaaaCGGAAAATACTAGGACAATCATcaccagagaaaaaaataagaattgagaatggaatggaaatgaCAACTACTGTATCTCAAGAAAGGACCAGTGATTGTATTGGATCTGAGGGaatgaaaaagttaaattttgaaCAGCactttgaaagagaaaatgaaggaatgCCATCATTGACAGCAGAGTCAAACCAATGCATCCAACAACTGACTAGTGAAAGATTTGATAGTCCAGCTGAAGAAACTGTAAATATTCCACTAAAAGAAGATGAGGATGCAATGCCTCTGATTGGGCCTGAAACCTTGGTTTGCCATGAAGTAGATTTGGATGATTTGGATGAAAAGGATAAGACCAGCATTGAGGATGTAGCAGTTGAAAGCTCTGAGTCTAACTCCCTTGTTTCTATTCCACCTGCCCTACCTCCTGTAGTCCAACATAACTTTTCAGTAGCTTCACCACTTACTCTTAGTCAAGATGAGTCTCGAAGCGTAAAAAGTGAGAGTGATATAACGATTGAAGTTGATAGTATTGCTGAAGAATCTCAAGAAGGTCTCTGTGAGAGGGAATCGGCAAATGGATTTGAAACTAATGTTGCCTCTGGTACCTGTAGTATAATTgtacaagagagagagagcagagagaagg GTCAGAAAAGACCAAGTGATGGCAATAGTGGATTAATGGCAAAAAAGCAAAAGCGTACCCCAAAGCGAACAAATGCTGCagccaaaaatgaaaagaatggaaCAG gACAAAGCAGTGATAGTGAAGATCTTCCTGTCCTAGACAATTCAAGTAAATGTACCCCAGTAAAGCATCTTAATGTATCTAAGCCACAGAAACTTGCACGATCTCCTGCAAGAATATCCCCACACAtcaaagatggagagaaagataaacacagagaaaaacatcCAAATTCATCCCCTAGGACATACAAATGGAGCTTTCAACTCA ATGAATTAGATAATATGAACAGTACGGAGAGAATCtcatttctccaagaaaaactacaggaaatcagaaaatattatatGTCTTTGAAGTCTGAAGTTGCAACCATAGACAGGaggagaaaaagattaaaaaagaaagacagggaag TGTCTCATGCGGGAGCCTCCATGTCATCTGCTTCATCAGACACTGGAATGAGTCCTTCATCATCATCTCCCCCACAAAATGTACTTGCTGTAGAATGCAGGTGA